In Geobacillus kaustophilus, a genomic segment contains:
- a CDS encoding alpha/beta-type small acid-soluble spore protein produces the protein MARNNTNQLLVPGAQQALEQMKYEIAQEFGVSLGADTTSRANGSVGGEITKRLVAMAQQQLGGARQF, from the coding sequence ATGGCACGCAACAATACGAATCAACTGCTCGTTCCGGGTGCGCAGCAAGCGCTGGAGCAAATGAAATATGAGATCGCCCAAGAATTTGGCGTGAGCTTAGGCGCTGACACGACTTCACGCGCCAACGGTTCGGTCGGCGGCGAGATCACGAAACGTCTCGTAGCCATGGCTCAGCAACAATTGGGCGGCGCACGCCAATTCTAA
- the mbcS gene encoding acyl-CoA synthetase MbcS: MRREDLIAPERYNLTSEIERHAAADPDRIALKWESEQGETKEITYGRLMARANRIGNAFLSHGLEKGDKVLVMMPRLIETYEVYIGALKAGLVVIPSSEMLRTKDLQYRLVHSEAKAIVAYAPYTDEFAPIDGIDHLTKFVIGEPRDGWIRLEDAMANESETLEAADTSRDDMAFLSYTSGTTGNPKGVVHCHGWAYAHLRTAAKNWLCIEEGDLVWATAGPGWQKWIWSPFLSVLGSGATGFVYYGRFEPEIYLHLLEKYNINVLCCTPTEYRLMAKVPDIGRYNLSHLHSAVSAGEPLNREVIDTFAKHFGVEVRDGYGQTENTLLVGVMKGMPIKPGSMGKPTPGNRVEIIDENGEPCPPGQVGDIAVHIETPALFKYYYKDPERTAMQFRGDYYITGDKARKDEDGYFWFEGRGDDIIISAGYTIGPFEVEDALVKHPAVKECAVVASPDEVRGHVVKAFVVLRDGVDKDDPSLIPALQEHVKQLTAPYKYPRKIEFVDDLPKTASGKIRRVELREREARLAGRSS; encoded by the coding sequence ATGAGACGGGAAGATTTGATTGCTCCCGAGCGCTACAATTTGACATCGGAAATAGAACGGCATGCGGCCGCTGACCCGGATCGGATCGCGTTGAAATGGGAGAGCGAGCAAGGCGAAACGAAAGAGATTACATACGGCCGTTTGATGGCGCGCGCCAACCGAATTGGAAACGCTTTCTTGTCGCACGGGCTCGAAAAAGGCGATAAAGTGCTCGTCATGATGCCGCGCCTCATTGAAACATACGAAGTGTATATAGGGGCGCTCAAAGCCGGGCTTGTCGTCATCCCGAGCTCGGAGATGCTGCGGACGAAAGATTTGCAATACCGGCTCGTCCATAGCGAAGCGAAAGCGATCGTCGCGTATGCGCCGTATACGGACGAATTTGCGCCGATTGACGGCATCGACCATTTGACGAAGTTCGTCATCGGGGAGCCCCGGGATGGATGGATTCGGCTTGAAGATGCCATGGCGAACGAAAGCGAAACGCTTGAGGCGGCCGACACGTCGCGCGATGATATGGCGTTTTTGTCGTACACATCCGGCACGACCGGCAATCCAAAAGGTGTCGTTCATTGCCATGGCTGGGCGTACGCCCACTTGCGCACGGCGGCGAAAAACTGGCTGTGCATTGAAGAAGGCGATCTCGTTTGGGCGACGGCCGGGCCGGGATGGCAAAAATGGATTTGGAGCCCATTTTTATCGGTGCTCGGTTCAGGGGCGACCGGGTTCGTCTACTACGGCCGCTTTGAGCCGGAAATATATTTGCATCTATTGGAAAAATACAACATCAATGTGCTTTGCTGCACACCGACCGAGTATCGTTTGATGGCGAAAGTGCCGGACATCGGCCGCTACAATTTATCCCATTTGCACAGCGCCGTGTCCGCCGGCGAGCCGCTCAACCGCGAAGTGATCGACACGTTCGCCAAGCATTTCGGCGTCGAAGTGCGCGACGGCTACGGCCAGACAGAAAACACGCTGCTTGTCGGCGTCATGAAAGGAATGCCCATCAAGCCAGGTTCGATGGGGAAACCGACGCCAGGCAACCGCGTTGAAATTATCGATGAAAACGGCGAGCCGTGCCCGCCCGGACAAGTCGGCGACATCGCCGTCCATATCGAAACGCCGGCGCTGTTTAAATATTATTATAAAGATCCGGAGCGGACAGCGATGCAGTTCCGCGGCGACTACTACATTACGGGAGACAAAGCGCGCAAAGACGAAGACGGCTATTTCTGGTTTGAAGGCCGCGGGGATGACATCATCATCAGCGCCGGCTATACGATCGGCCCGTTTGAAGTCGAAGACGCGCTTGTCAAGCACCCAGCCGTCAAAGAGTGCGCCGTCGTCGCCAGTCCGGATGAAGTGCGCGGCCATGTCGTCAAAGCGTTCGTCGTGCTGCGCGACGGGGTCGACAAAGACGATCCGTCTCTGATTCCGGCCCTGCAAGAACATGTGAAACAGTTGACGGCGCCATACAAATACCCGCGCAAAATCGAGTTTGTCGACGATTTGCCGAAAACGGCGTCCGGAAAAATCCGCCGCGTCGAGCTGCGCGAGCGGGAAGCCCGCCTTGCCGGACGGTCGTCGTAA
- a CDS encoding NAD kinase, whose protein sequence is MDMERNRLYFFYKRDDELIERVKPLMELAERGPFVVVDDYREANIIVSIGDDGAFLQAVRQTGFLPDRLYVGVSVLPARGFYCDFHIDDIDHMVEAAKNWKLEVRRYPIIEVTIDGAASFFCLNECSIRSQIIKTMAIDVFIDDLHFETFRGDGIIVSTPTGSTGYNKSVHGAVVDPLLPCFQVSELASLNSNRYRTLGSPFILSGSRTLTLKMSEETSHFPIIGLDNEALSIQHIERIDIRLSDRVVKTVRLKDNSFWDKVKRVFL, encoded by the coding sequence ATGGATATGGAACGCAACCGTCTTTATTTTTTTTATAAGCGCGACGACGAGCTCATCGAACGGGTGAAGCCGCTCATGGAGCTGGCAGAGCGCGGTCCGTTTGTGGTCGTCGACGACTATCGGGAAGCGAACATCATCGTCAGCATCGGAGATGACGGCGCGTTTTTGCAGGCGGTGCGGCAGACGGGATTTCTTCCTGACCGTTTGTACGTCGGCGTGTCTGTCTTGCCGGCGCGCGGGTTTTACTGCGATTTCCATATTGACGACATCGATCATATGGTGGAAGCGGCGAAAAATTGGAAACTCGAAGTGCGGCGCTACCCAATCATCGAAGTGACGATCGACGGCGCGGCTTCGTTTTTCTGCTTAAACGAATGTTCGATCCGCTCGCAAATCATTAAAACGATGGCGATCGATGTTTTCATCGACGACTTGCATTTCGAGACGTTCCGCGGCGACGGGATCATCGTGTCGACGCCGACCGGCAGCACCGGCTACAATAAATCGGTGCACGGGGCGGTCGTCGATCCGCTCTTGCCTTGCTTTCAGGTGAGCGAGCTCGCCTCGCTCAACAGCAACCGCTACCGGACGCTCGGTTCGCCGTTCATTTTGAGCGGTTCGCGGACGTTGACGCTGAAAATGTCGGAGGAAACAAGCCATTTTCCGATTATCGGCCTCGACAATGAAGCGCTCAGCATCCAGCATATTGAGCGGATTGACATTCGTTTAAGCGACCGGGTGGTCAAAACGGTGCGCTTGAAAGACAATTCGTTCTGGGATAAAGTGAAACGCGTCTTTTTGTGA
- the hisJ gene encoding histidinol-phosphatase HisJ: MRDGHIHTPFCPHGSQDPLEAYVERAISLGYTDISFTEHAPLPERFIDPTPNQDCSMKLSQLERYLHAVAEVKARYRNDIAIRVGLEVDFIPGFEEETTRLLDEVGPLLDDSILSVHFLAHEGQYVCLDYSEDMFADIIRLFGSVERVHRAYYETVRQSICTELGRYKPKRIGHMTLVRKFHRRFPCLEPMDEWIVGILDDIKQFGYELDYNGAGAAKPLCLEPYPPGGVIAEARRRGIPIVYGSDAHRAADLHQGRDRMDPEALSD, translated from the coding sequence ATGCGCGACGGGCATATTCATACGCCGTTTTGTCCGCACGGAAGCCAAGATCCGCTTGAGGCCTATGTAGAGCGCGCGATCAGCCTTGGCTATACAGACATTTCCTTTACGGAGCATGCCCCGCTTCCTGAGCGGTTTATCGATCCAACGCCCAACCAGGACTGTTCGATGAAGCTTAGTCAGCTTGAGCGCTATTTGCACGCCGTCGCTGAGGTGAAAGCCCGCTACCGAAATGACATTGCCATCCGTGTCGGGCTCGAAGTCGATTTTATTCCTGGCTTTGAGGAAGAAACAACCCGCCTGCTCGACGAGGTCGGCCCGCTGCTTGACGACAGCATTTTATCGGTTCACTTTTTGGCCCACGAAGGGCAATATGTATGCCTTGATTACAGCGAAGATATGTTCGCCGACATCATCCGCTTGTTCGGATCGGTCGAACGCGTCCACCGCGCCTACTACGAAACGGTGCGGCAATCGATCTGCACGGAGCTTGGCCGCTACAAACCGAAACGCATCGGCCATATGACGCTTGTGCGCAAATTCCATCGCCGCTTCCCTTGCTTGGAACCAATGGATGAGTGGATTGTCGGTATTCTCGATGACATCAAGCAGTTCGGCTATGAATTGGACTACAACGGCGCCGGCGCCGCCAAACCGCTCTGCCTTGAGCCGTATCCGCCGGGCGGCGTGATCGCCGAGGCGCGACGGCGGGGCATCCCGATCGTCTACGGATCCGACGCCCATCGCGCCGCCGACCTGCACCAAGGACGGGACAGGATGGACCCCGAAGCGCTTTCGGATTGA
- a CDS encoding cysteine desulfurase family protein: MIYLDNSATTKPFPEVVDSFVAVATNYFANPSSLHGLGMKSERLLAQAREQIAAMLRVKPNEIVFTSGGTEANNFAIKGVAWEYKQRGRHIITTKIEHPSVVEPCRQLEELGFEVTYLPVDHEGRVSVEQVERALRDDTILVSVMHVNNEVGTVQPIEEIGALLARYPKTLFHVDRVQGISKVPLDLKQAGVDLCTISAHKFHGLRGAGVLYVREGVRLAPLIAGGGQERQLRSGTENVAAIVAMAKALRLAMERYDRDIDRLQALKDEWLEALAAIPDIEINTPRDGAAPHIINFSLKRGVKPEVFVHELEKSGIYVSTTSACSSKKKAPSKTLLAMGLGEDRAERGIRISLSFDNSREEIAPAVAAIKQAIKTLSEVTE; encoded by the coding sequence ATGATCTATCTTGACAACAGTGCGACGACCAAACCATTTCCCGAGGTGGTCGATTCGTTCGTCGCCGTCGCCACGAACTATTTTGCCAATCCGTCGTCGCTCCATGGGCTGGGCATGAAATCGGAGCGGCTTTTGGCGCAGGCGCGTGAACAAATCGCCGCCATGCTGCGCGTGAAGCCGAATGAAATCGTTTTTACCTCCGGCGGAACGGAGGCGAACAATTTCGCCATCAAAGGGGTCGCCTGGGAATACAAGCAGCGAGGCCGGCACATCATTACGACGAAAATCGAGCATCCGTCTGTCGTGGAACCGTGCCGCCAGCTTGAGGAGCTTGGTTTTGAGGTGACGTACTTGCCGGTCGACCACGAAGGAAGGGTATCGGTTGAGCAAGTGGAACGCGCTCTGCGCGACGATACGATTCTCGTGTCGGTCATGCACGTCAATAACGAAGTTGGCACGGTGCAGCCGATCGAAGAAATCGGCGCCCTCTTGGCCCGCTATCCGAAAACATTGTTTCACGTCGATCGGGTGCAAGGGATCAGCAAAGTGCCGCTCGACTTGAAGCAAGCAGGCGTTGATTTATGCACGATATCGGCGCATAAATTTCACGGGCTGCGCGGCGCCGGGGTGCTTTACGTGCGTGAAGGAGTCCGATTGGCTCCCTTGATTGCCGGCGGCGGGCAGGAGCGGCAGCTTCGGTCCGGAACGGAAAACGTCGCTGCCATCGTCGCGATGGCAAAGGCGCTTCGCTTGGCCATGGAGCGGTATGATCGGGACATCGACCGGCTTCAAGCATTGAAAGACGAGTGGCTCGAAGCGCTTGCGGCGATTCCGGATATCGAGATCAACACGCCGCGCGATGGCGCCGCTCCTCATATCATCAACTTTTCGTTAAAGCGCGGCGTGAAGCCGGAAGTGTTTGTTCACGAGCTGGAGAAAAGCGGAATCTACGTGTCGACGACGTCAGCCTGTTCATCGAAAAAGAAGGCGCCGAGCAAGACGCTTTTGGCCATGGGGCTTGGCGAAGACCGCGCCGAGCGCGGCATTCGCATCAGCTTGTCGTTTGACAACAGCCGGGAAGAAATCGCGCCCGCAGTGGCAGCGATCAAGCAGGCGATCAAAACATTAAGCGAGGTAACGGAATAA
- the ezrA gene encoding septation ring formation regulator EzrA, producing the protein MGMAWVVLLLGAGAIIYNQMYRKRMYREIDRLEEWKINLMNRPVPDELAKVKQLNMKGETEQLFERWRRQWDDIVAVKLPNVEEQLFDAEQLLDKYRYRQARRLLGQIADGLRRLEEEVHEIIHEVNELIGSEEQSRAEIEELRAAHREAKKTLLAYRYTFGSAADLLDVRLTEAEKQFQRFAELTEAGNYLAARDVVLTLKEELGRLTAMMEEIPKLLGECQTSLPAQLAELADGYREMEERGYILDHLHMERTLQEKREKIEQCLAMIHELRIEEAKQTAAELKEEIDALYDLLENEVLAHQYVQTEMPRIGGMLQELAAEAKETEAEALFVQQSYHLPPSDLEKYRSIEKQLHQLQKRFFLIQDRVAEAKTAYSLLKEELEQLVSQIDLMKEEHEQFRTMLQTLRKDELIAREKLDAMRKTLAEALRLVQKSRLPGLPEPYSLELAEARRSLQAVAARLEEKPLDMQAVDQALEEAKAAVERLYERTVGMIEQAMLAERTIQYGNRYRRRYPSVRKRLEEAESLFRHYDYEEALREAVAAVEEVEPGAFDRVQQLWQENDDRKR; encoded by the coding sequence ATGGGGATGGCATGGGTCGTTCTGCTCCTCGGAGCGGGGGCAATCATATACAATCAGATGTATCGAAAGCGGATGTACCGGGAAATCGATCGGCTCGAGGAATGGAAAATCAACTTGATGAACCGGCCGGTGCCGGATGAGCTGGCGAAAGTGAAACAGCTGAATATGAAAGGGGAGACGGAGCAGCTGTTTGAACGATGGCGCCGGCAATGGGACGACATTGTGGCAGTGAAGCTGCCGAATGTGGAAGAACAGCTGTTTGACGCGGAGCAGCTGCTCGACAAATACCGCTACCGGCAGGCGCGCCGGCTGCTTGGGCAAATCGCCGACGGATTGCGTCGTCTTGAGGAAGAAGTGCATGAAATCATTCATGAAGTGAATGAATTGATTGGCAGCGAGGAACAAAGCCGGGCGGAGATCGAGGAGCTGCGTGCGGCTCACCGGGAAGCGAAAAAGACGCTGCTTGCTTACCGTTATACGTTCGGTTCGGCTGCCGACTTGCTTGACGTCCGTTTAACGGAAGCGGAGAAGCAGTTTCAGCGGTTTGCCGAATTGACGGAAGCCGGCAATTATTTGGCGGCGCGCGATGTGGTTCTGACGCTGAAGGAAGAGCTCGGCCGGCTCACAGCTATGATGGAAGAAATTCCGAAACTGCTTGGCGAATGCCAAACATCGCTGCCAGCCCAGCTCGCTGAGTTGGCCGATGGCTATCGAGAGATGGAAGAGCGCGGGTACATCCTTGACCATTTGCACATGGAGCGCACGCTTCAGGAAAAACGGGAAAAAATCGAGCAATGTCTGGCCATGATCCATGAGCTGCGCATCGAAGAAGCGAAGCAAACTGCCGCTGAGCTGAAAGAAGAGATCGACGCGCTCTACGATTTGCTCGAAAACGAAGTGCTCGCGCATCAATATGTGCAAACGGAAATGCCGCGCATCGGCGGCATGCTTCAAGAACTCGCCGCTGAAGCGAAGGAGACCGAGGCGGAGGCGTTGTTCGTCCAGCAAAGCTACCATTTGCCGCCAAGCGACCTTGAAAAATATCGAAGCATCGAAAAGCAGCTGCACCAGCTGCAAAAGCGGTTTTTTCTCATTCAAGACCGAGTTGCCGAGGCGAAAACAGCGTATTCGCTCCTGAAAGAGGAGCTTGAGCAGCTTGTGTCCCAAATCGACCTCATGAAGGAAGAGCATGAACAGTTTCGAACGATGCTGCAGACGCTGCGCAAAGACGAATTGATCGCCCGCGAAAAGCTTGACGCGATGCGAAAAACATTGGCCGAGGCGCTCCGCCTTGTGCAAAAGAGCCGGCTGCCGGGGCTGCCTGAACCGTATTCGCTCGAACTGGCGGAAGCGAGACGCAGCTTGCAGGCCGTTGCCGCGCGCCTTGAAGAAAAGCCGCTTGACATGCAGGCCGTCGACCAAGCGTTGGAGGAGGCGAAAGCGGCGGTGGAACGGCTTTATGAACGCACGGTGGGGATGATTGAACAGGCGATGCTGGCGGAGCGGACGATTCAATACGGCAACCGCTACCGCCGCCGCTACCCGTCCGTGCGCAAACGGCTCGAAGAAGCGGAATCGTTGTTCCGGCATTACGATTATGAAGAGGCGCTCCGCGAGGCCGTGGCGGCGGTCGAGGAGGTCGAACCGGGCGCGTTTGATCGCGTGCAGCAGCTATGGCAAGAGAACGATGACCGGAAGCGGTGA
- the thiI gene encoding tRNA uracil 4-sulfurtransferase ThiI, translated as MKYDRILIRYGEMTTKGKNRNIFVRRLKNNIARKLQAFERIQIEYMRDRMYILLNGEPHEPIIEKLKTVFGIHSFSLAMKCENDLDAIKETALAAVRQLPYKGKTFKVSARRVDKQFPHRSDELNYEVGAHILRQTDGLTVNVREPDIDVRIEVRQDGTYVTCRDIFGAGGLPVGTSGKAMLMLSGGIDSPVAGYLSMKRGLEIEAVHFFSPPFTSERAKQKVIDLVRKLTTYGGRIKLHIVPFTEVQQVIYQRIPNEYSLISTRRAMLKITDALRRRQRALAIVTGESLGQVASQTLESMYVINEVTNTPILRPLVSMDKLEIIELAKQIGTHDISILPYEDCCTIFTPRAPKTKPKKEKVLHYESQLDLAPLLEKAVNDTETLVIDEETGQGDEFAELF; from the coding sequence ATGAAGTATGACCGCATTTTGATTCGCTACGGAGAAATGACGACGAAAGGAAAAAATCGGAACATCTTCGTCCGGCGTCTTAAAAACAACATTGCCCGCAAACTGCAGGCGTTCGAGCGGATTCAGATTGAATATATGCGCGACCGAATGTACATTTTATTAAACGGCGAGCCGCATGAACCGATCATCGAAAAGCTGAAAACCGTCTTTGGCATTCATTCGTTCAGCTTGGCGATGAAGTGCGAAAACGATCTCGACGCCATTAAGGAAACTGCGCTCGCCGCCGTCCGTCAGCTCCCATACAAAGGAAAAACGTTTAAAGTGAGCGCCCGCCGCGTCGACAAACAGTTTCCGCATCGAAGCGACGAGCTGAACTACGAGGTGGGGGCGCACATTTTGCGGCAGACGGACGGGCTTACGGTCAACGTGCGCGAGCCGGATATTGACGTGCGCATTGAAGTGCGTCAAGACGGGACATATGTCACGTGCCGCGACATTTTCGGCGCCGGCGGCCTGCCGGTCGGAACGAGCGGCAAGGCGATGCTCATGCTCTCAGGCGGCATTGACAGCCCGGTTGCTGGTTATTTGTCGATGAAGCGCGGCTTGGAAATCGAGGCCGTCCACTTTTTCAGCCCCCCGTTTACAAGCGAACGGGCAAAGCAAAAAGTGATTGACCTCGTGCGCAAACTGACGACATACGGCGGGAGAATCAAGCTTCACATCGTGCCGTTTACCGAAGTGCAGCAAGTTATTTACCAAAGGATTCCAAACGAGTACTCGTTGATTTCGACTCGGCGGGCGATGCTGAAGATCACCGACGCGTTGCGCCGCCGCCAGCGGGCGTTGGCGATTGTCACAGGTGAAAGCCTCGGCCAAGTCGCGAGCCAGACGCTTGAGAGCATGTACGTCATCAATGAGGTGACAAATACCCCGATTTTGCGCCCGCTTGTTTCGATGGATAAACTTGAAATTATCGAGTTGGCGAAGCAAATCGGCACGCATGATATTTCCATTCTTCCTTATGAAGACTGTTGCACCATTTTTACGCCAAGAGCGCCGAAAACGAAACCGAAAAAAGAAAAAGTGCTCCATTATGAGAGCCAGCTCGACCTCGCTCCGCTTCTGGAAAAGGCAGTCAATGACACAGAAACGCTCGTCATTGATGAAGAAACAGGACAGGGCGATGAGTTTGCCGAGCTGTTTTGA
- a CDS encoding GAF domain-containing protein — MFRPMAYNGTREENYALVIEQLKSLISGERNFIANLANAAALLNQFLSDINWVGFYLADGEELVLGPFQGLPACVRIPFGKGVCGTAAVERRTVVVPDVHQFPGHIACDAASQSEIVVPLIKDGRVIGVLDIDSPVKNRFDDIDRRFLEQFASVLISA; from the coding sequence ATGTTTCGACCCATGGCTTACAATGGAACACGCGAAGAAAATTACGCGCTCGTCATCGAACAGCTGAAATCGCTCATTTCCGGGGAACGAAATTTCATCGCCAACTTGGCGAACGCGGCGGCCTTGCTCAATCAATTCTTGTCCGACATCAATTGGGTCGGGTTTTATCTCGCAGACGGCGAGGAGCTTGTGCTTGGCCCGTTCCAAGGCTTGCCGGCATGCGTACGCATTCCGTTCGGCAAGGGGGTGTGCGGCACGGCGGCCGTCGAACGGCGGACGGTGGTCGTTCCTGACGTTCACCAATTCCCGGGCCATATCGCCTGCGATGCGGCGTCTCAATCGGAAATCGTCGTGCCGCTCATCAAAGACGGCCGCGTCATCGGCGTTCTGGACATCGACAGCCCGGTGAAAAACCGCTTCGATGACATCGACCGCCGCTTTTTGGAGCAGTTTGCCAGCGTGCTCATTTCCGCCTGA